The following proteins come from a genomic window of Canis lupus dingo isolate Sandy chromosome 20, ASM325472v2, whole genome shotgun sequence:
- the LOC112666951 gene encoding olfactory receptor 1361-like: protein MEDANLTSVTEFLLLGLSENPKQQQLLFIIFLTMYLVTGLGNLLIILAIATDPRLHTPMYFFLANLAFVDICFTSTTIPKMLANHVSGHKGIPYAGCLTQMFFFIWFAGIDSFLLAAMAYDRYVAICHPLHYTTSVTPQLCGFLVAASWTAAFGNALTHTVLLTRLSFCTHNRVPHFFCDLSPLLKLACSDIFLNNIMVYTVGALPIITPFVGILVSYIRIFATVLRIPSTRGKQKAFSTCGSHLSVVSLFYGTLIGVYFSPMSSHTAQKDTAAAVMYTVVTPMLNPFIYSLRNSDMKGALGALINRKPVFSQ, encoded by the coding sequence ATGGAAGATGCAAATCTCACGTCAGTCACTGAGTTCCTGCTCCTGGGCCTTTCAGAGAACCCCAAGCAACAGCAGCTGCTGTTCATAATCTTCCTGACTATGTACCTGGTCACGGGGCTGGGAAACCTGCTCATCATCCTGGCTATCGCCACTGACCCCCGACTCCACacgcccatgtacttcttcctggcTAACTTGGCCTTTGTGGACATTTGCTTCACCTCCACCACCATTCCCAAGATGCTAGCCAACCACGTATCAGGACACAAAGGGATCCCTTATGCGGGCTGCCTGACCCAGATGTTCTTCTTCATCTGGTTTGCTGGCATCGATAGCTTCCTGCTGGCtgccatggcctatgaccgctatgtggccatctgtcaCCCTCTGCACTACACCACATCTGTAACGCCACAGCTCTGTGGATTCCTGGTGGCTGCATCCTGGACTGCAGCCTTCGGGAATGCCCTAACCCACACTGTATTACTGACTCGCCTCTCATTCTGCACCCACAACCGGGTTCCCCATTTCTTTTGTGACCTCAGCCCTCTGCTGAAGTTGGCCTGCTCTGACATCTTTCTCAATAATATAATGGTGTACACTGTGGGCGCCCTACCCATCATCACACCCTTTGTGGGCATCTTGGTCTCCTACATACGCATCTTTGCCACGGTGCTAAGGATCCCTTCCACCAGAGGCAAGCAGAAAGCTTTCTCCACCTGTGGCTCTCATCTGTCTGTGGTGTCCCTATTCTACGGGACACTCATTGGGGTTTATTTCAGCCCAATGTCCTCCCACACGGCCCAGAAGGACACAGCCGCTGCGGTGATGTACACCGTGGTCACTCCCATGCTGAACCCCTTCATCTACAGCCTACGCAACAGTGACATGAAGGGGGCTTTGGGGGCCCTCATCAATAGGAAGCCAGTTTTTAGTCAGTGA